The DNA segment CAATGGTTAAACCGCTTTGTTTTTTGAAGCCCGCTCTCATGGTGCTGTCCTCATAACCGCAGACGCGTTCAGTGGCACGCTGTATAGAGAACTGTCAGGGAGCCCGAGTAGTACTGGGGTATAAGAGCTGGCTAAGGTGATCGTCACATAGCCACTTGAGTGTGTGACCGTCACATCATCTACCCCCACACCTTCGAGTAGAGAACTACCGCCGCTAGAACTTTCGCCGTAGACAACCATATTTTTTATCGCTGTGGTATCAGCGATCTGATCATAGCTGGACGTACCTTGAATATCTGAGGTTGCGTAACGAACACCGCTTTGCACCATTTTATTAAGGGTGTTGTACTTAACCAGCGCATTTCCAACCTCGACCATACCAACAACAATGAGCAACAACACTGGAATGGTCACAATGAACTCCACGGCCGCAAGCCCTTTTTGCTGCCTCAAATTTTGCTTTTCCACACACATACTAC comes from the Vibrio astriarenae genome and includes:
- a CDS encoding TadE/TadG family type IV pilus assembly protein, with protein sequence MEKQNLRQQKGLAAVEFIVTIPVLLLIVVGMVEVGNALVKYNTLNKMVQSGVRYATSDIQGTSSYDQIADTTAIKNMVVYGESSSGGSSLLEGVGVDDVTVTHSSGYVTITLASSYTPVLLGLPDSSLYSVPLNASAVMRTAP